A single window of Ktedonobacteraceae bacterium DNA harbors:
- the cas4 gene encoding CRISPR-associated protein Cas4 yields MLNSLLLTIGLGLLLAALALFILILNERRVRRERLIREKHRMLGLPEGELVYEDADGQGEPLSSSAYPLAGKPDYVVKLPNGRPVPIELKPGVHDVTAPYSNHIIQLAAYCLILEDYFEQPPTHGILKYADREFTIEYTPALKKKVIRLLSEMAKCSEKEPPPLTKQKATKCRSCTFQPICPVGRGK; encoded by the coding sequence ATGCTGAACAGCCTTTTGCTTACGATAGGACTTGGGCTATTACTGGCTGCCCTGGCATTATTCATACTGATTCTGAACGAACGTCGCGTCCGGCGAGAACGCCTCATTCGCGAAAAGCACCGTATGCTCGGTTTACCCGAAGGCGAACTCGTCTATGAAGATGCCGATGGCCAGGGTGAGCCATTATCGTCCAGCGCCTACCCATTAGCAGGTAAACCGGACTACGTGGTGAAGCTGCCCAATGGTCGCCCGGTTCCCATTGAACTCAAACCAGGCGTGCATGATGTAACAGCGCCTTACAGCAACCACATCATACAGCTAGCCGCCTATTGCCTGATTCTGGAAGATTATTTCGAGCAGCCACCCACGCACGGTATCCTGAAATACGCCGACCGCGAATTCACCATTGAATATACACCGGCGCTCAAAAAAAAAGTGATCCGTTTGCTCTCTGAAATGGCAAAATGCAGTGAGAAGGAACCGCCGCCTCTCACAAAGCAGAAAGCAACGAAATGCCGCTCCTGCACATTTCAACCAATCTGTCCGGTGGGACGGGGCAAATAA
- a CDS encoding TIGR00300 family protein, with protein sequence MSDEVIELHGHIIDSWTLPRAWDVIMDRGGNFVVEEMRVGTSKTEPSYARLKVEAPDDETLELILSELQQFGATLLHGDDALTAIVEQNGVLPAGFYSTTNLPTQVRLNGQWVDVEDIEMDVAIVIDREHGRAFTRPMHEVRVGDEVVVGHNGIRVHPFERARERESFAFMQSTVSSEKAKVLAIHEIARQMQETRARGGKILFVLGPAVIHTGAGRYIADLIRRGYVQVIFGGNAIITHDIESALFGTSLGVDLRTGEQVEGGHRNHLRAINAIRALGSVEEAIETGLLKEGITYEVKKHHVTMVLAGSIRDDGPMPGVINDMQEAQKRMREALKGVEMAIIVASMLHAIATGNLLPATVRTVVVDINPSVVTKLADRGSFQAAGLITDAELFLRELAEALS encoded by the coding sequence ATGTCAGATGAAGTAATAGAACTCCATGGTCATATTATCGACTCGTGGACCTTGCCCCGCGCATGGGATGTCATCATGGATCGAGGTGGCAACTTTGTCGTCGAAGAGATGCGTGTCGGCACCAGCAAGACGGAGCCGAGTTACGCGCGCCTGAAGGTAGAGGCACCCGACGACGAGACGCTGGAGCTGATCCTGTCAGAATTGCAGCAATTTGGCGCAACGCTGCTGCATGGCGATGATGCGTTAACCGCTATCGTTGAGCAAAACGGCGTGCTGCCTGCCGGATTCTACTCAACCACCAATCTGCCCACGCAGGTGCGTTTGAACGGCCAATGGGTCGATGTTGAGGATATCGAGATGGATGTCGCCATCGTCATTGACCGCGAGCATGGCCGGGCATTTACGCGGCCAATGCATGAAGTGCGCGTGGGCGATGAGGTAGTGGTTGGGCATAATGGCATTCGCGTGCATCCATTCGAGCGCGCTCGCGAGCGCGAATCATTCGCCTTCATGCAAAGCACCGTTTCTTCCGAAAAGGCCAAAGTACTCGCCATTCACGAAATTGCTCGCCAGATGCAAGAGACGCGTGCCCGTGGTGGCAAGATTCTATTCGTGCTTGGCCCTGCCGTCATCCATACGGGAGCCGGTCGTTATATCGCAGACCTGATTCGTCGTGGGTATGTACAGGTCATCTTCGGCGGTAATGCCATTATCACACATGATATCGAATCTGCACTGTTCGGCACCTCGCTGGGTGTCGATCTACGCACCGGCGAGCAGGTGGAAGGTGGGCACCGCAACCACTTAAGGGCGATCAATGCCATACGCGCGCTTGGCTCTGTGGAGGAGGCCATTGAGACGGGCCTGTTGAAAGAAGGCATTACCTACGAAGTAAAAAAACATCATGTCACGATGGTGCTGGCGGGTTCAATTCGCGACGACGGCCCCATGCCCGGCGTCATCAATGATATGCAAGAGGCGCAGAAACGCATGCGCGAGGCACTGAAAGGTGTTGAGATGGCAATTATCGTGGCCTCGATGCTGCATGCCATCGCTACAGGCAACCTGCTACCCGCAACGGTGCGCACGGTGGTGGTTGATATCAACCCCTCGGTCGTGACCAAACTGGCCGATAGGGGCAGCTTCCAGGCGGCAGGACTGATTACGGACGCGGAGCTGTTTTTAAGAGAGTTGGCAGAAGCTCTGTCATAA
- a CDS encoding MIP/aquaporin family protein — MRNSGQKLPDSYKQKEGGVQNTTFLLLRRCLAEFLGTFAYVFFGAGTRILLGRSGAAGYLMIYLVFGLTLLIMTYALRHISGAPFNPAITLGLALARRFPWGHLVPYWIAQFAGALCASALHLILFSKQATAAQFGATIPTVGLIQAVVIEAISTFFLMLVAMSTATDRRVSRAAVGLAVGFTITLCGIFAGALTGGSMNPARSLAPAVFAGGSALAEAWVYLLGPALGAILGALVYEYMRGGPEYVRDIIEDIVPGLDDDKKRAQ; from the coding sequence TTGAGAAACTCCGGGCAGAAGTTGCCTGATTCCTACAAGCAAAAAGAGGGCGGAGTTCAGAATACGACCTTTTTACTGCTGCGACGTTGCCTGGCAGAATTTTTGGGGACATTCGCCTATGTCTTTTTTGGCGCCGGAACAAGAATACTGCTGGGGAGAAGTGGCGCAGCAGGCTATTTGATGATCTACCTGGTTTTCGGGCTCACCCTATTGATTATGACCTATGCCCTCAGGCATATCTCAGGCGCGCCCTTCAATCCGGCCATTACTTTAGGCCTGGCGCTGGCGCGTCGTTTCCCATGGGGGCATCTTGTTCCATACTGGATAGCCCAGTTTGCAGGCGCGCTATGCGCGAGCGCTCTTCATTTAATCTTATTCTCCAAACAGGCTACAGCGGCACAGTTCGGTGCAACTATTCCGACCGTCGGATTGATCCAGGCGGTGGTGATAGAAGCCATCAGTACATTCTTCCTCATGCTGGTCGCCATGTCTACCGCGACAGACCGGCGCGTTTCTCGTGCCGCCGTAGGGCTTGCGGTTGGATTCACCATCACGCTGTGTGGTATATTCGCCGGTGCACTGACCGGAGGCAGCATGAATCCGGCGCGCAGCCTGGCTCCTGCGGTGTTTGCCGGCGGAAGCGCGCTTGCCGAAGCCTGGGTCTATCTCTTAGGCCCTGCATTGGGAGCGATTCTGGGCGCGCTGGTCTACGAGTATATGCGCGGCGGGCCAGAATACGTAAGAGATATCATTGAGGATATCGTGCCAGGTTTAGATGATGACAAGAAGCGCGCGCAGTGA
- a CDS encoding ABATE domain-containing protein codes for MVEYKIQTPTFDLTGGDLSLDFVNTVDDRPTTSPQENLNSYNDLVAFSEQAQIMTTEEAQQLREQAKKHPARASEVFERAIVLREALFRIFKAVTQDESPATEDLKLLNAALSEAMSHACLVPQTEGFQWNWAAGPENLDRVLWPVIRAAADLLTSDELDDVRICAAETCDWLFLDTSKNHTRRWCNMKTCGNRAKAKRHYERTR; via the coding sequence ATGGTTGAGTATAAGATACAAACGCCGACATTTGATTTAACCGGTGGAGATTTGAGCCTGGATTTTGTCAACACCGTTGATGACCGCCCTACTACTTCGCCCCAGGAAAACCTCAACAGCTACAATGACCTGGTGGCCTTTAGCGAGCAGGCGCAAATCATGACGACAGAGGAGGCCCAGCAGCTACGCGAGCAGGCTAAAAAACATCCGGCAAGAGCATCAGAGGTATTTGAAAGGGCTATCGTTTTGCGTGAAGCCCTGTTTCGCATTTTCAAGGCGGTCACACAGGACGAATCGCCGGCAACTGAAGACCTCAAGCTACTGAATGCCGCGCTATCTGAAGCTATGAGCCACGCCTGTCTCGTGCCACAAACAGAGGGGTTTCAGTGGAATTGGGCTGCCGGACCAGAAAACCTGGATCGCGTCCTCTGGCCGGTAATTCGCGCTGCCGCTGACCTGCTGACCTCAGACGAGTTGGACGATGTGCGAATCTGTGCCGCTGAAACATGTGACTGGTTGTTTCTGGATACCAGCAAAAATCACACCAGGCGCTGGTGCAACATGAAAACCTGTGGGAATCGCGCGAAGGCTAAGCGGCACTATGAGCGAACTCGCTAA
- a CDS encoding YafY family protein, whose protein sequence is MYFPATRVLTILELLQSRQALSGPELAERLEVNTRTVRRYITMLQDLGIPVEAERGRYGAYHLRPGFKLPPLMFTEDEALALTLGLLAARRLGLTAAAPAVEGALAKIERVLPLTLRQRVQAIQETLILDFPQTGATPRSEVLLALSAAAQQCHRAWLRYLSWQGEETERAVDLYGLVYRGGYWYAVGYCHLRQGLRVFRLDRILHAEMRDETYTRPGDFDALDYVMRSIVQVPATWSIEVLLETTLEEARQRVPPVIATLEQAPEGVLLQCSVGNLGWIAHFLAGLDCSFVVRNPPELRDELRKLAEKLTRIVERT, encoded by the coding sequence ATGTACTTCCCAGCCACTCGCGTACTCACCATACTGGAACTACTGCAATCGCGGCAGGCACTGAGCGGCCCGGAGCTGGCCGAGCGCCTGGAAGTCAATACGCGCACGGTACGCCGCTATATTACGATGTTGCAGGACCTGGGCATTCCTGTCGAAGCCGAACGCGGGCGCTATGGCGCTTACCACCTGCGGCCCGGTTTCAAGTTGCCACCGCTGATGTTTACTGAGGACGAAGCGCTTGCTCTTACCCTGGGACTGCTCGCGGCCCGTCGACTTGGATTGACCGCTGCTGCTCCAGCCGTCGAGGGTGCGCTTGCCAAAATTGAGCGCGTGCTGCCTCTCACCTTGCGCCAGCGCGTACAGGCCATCCAGGAAACACTGATCCTGGATTTCCCTCAAACGGGAGCAACGCCCAGAAGCGAAGTGCTGCTGGCGTTAAGCGCCGCCGCTCAACAATGCCACCGCGCCTGGTTGCGCTATCTCTCCTGGCAAGGCGAGGAAACGGAACGTGCCGTCGACCTCTATGGCCTGGTCTATCGAGGCGGGTACTGGTACGCGGTTGGGTACTGTCACCTGCGCCAGGGATTGCGCGTGTTCCGGCTAGATCGCATTTTACACGCCGAGATGCGCGATGAAACCTATACGCGCCCAGGCGATTTCGATGCCCTGGATTATGTGATGCGCTCGATTGTACAGGTACCTGCTACCTGGTCCATCGAGGTGCTGCTGGAAACAACGTTAGAAGAGGCGCGTCAACGTGTGCCACCGGTCATCGCTACTTTAGAACAGGCACCCGAAGGAGTACTACTGCAATGTTCCGTTGGCAATCTTGGCTGGATCGCGCACTTTCTGGCCGGCCTGGATTGTTCCTTCGTTGTGCGCAATCCACCTGAGTTGCGTGATGAACTGCGGAAACTTGCCGAAAAGTTAACACGGATTGTCGAACGTACATAG
- a CDS encoding cysteine hydrolase family protein, producing MREDTALVIIDTQVGIIEPGYRGQEVLDNIVTLLAGARASGMPVIYVQHDEPEGYPLEVNTPAWEIHPAIAPQEGEPVVHKRASDSFYDTTLQQELEARGIKHLIVVGGQTEYCVDTTVRRATIMGYDVTLVKDAHTTEDYDGAVLTAAQRIDYHNQILDGFGTGGHRIRVKPADEIVF from the coding sequence ATGAGAGAAGATACGGCATTAGTCATCATCGATACGCAAGTAGGGATTATTGAACCAGGATACCGAGGTCAGGAAGTGCTGGATAATATCGTGACATTGCTTGCCGGGGCGAGGGCCAGCGGCATGCCGGTGATCTACGTGCAACATGATGAGCCGGAGGGATATCCGCTCGAAGTGAATACACCGGCCTGGGAGATTCATCCAGCCATTGCACCTCAGGAAGGCGAGCCGGTTGTGCATAAACGCGCATCGGATTCGTTCTATGACACCACCTTGCAGCAAGAACTGGAAGCGCGCGGCATCAAACACCTTATCGTTGTCGGCGGGCAGACAGAATATTGTGTCGATACGACCGTCCGGCGCGCAACTATCATGGGATACGATGTGACACTGGTCAAAGATGCCCATACTACAGAGGATTATGATGGAGCGGTGCTTACAGCTGCCCAGAGAATAGACTACCATAACCAGATTCTGGACGGCTTCGGCACAGGTGGGCACCGCATCAGAGTCAAGCCGGCAGATGAGATAGTATTTTGA
- a CDS encoding ClbS/DfsB family four-helix bundle protein → MATTMNKARLLDEINSNYATLETALASLKQEQMTTPVVTGDWSIKDILAHLAAWHRYLLIHLQAAMRNEEPADKGFTGGGDTDTMNARFYEQNKIRSLDDVQADFRATYRQVVEAVQALSDEDLFDPQRFAWMKGNALWELVAGNTYEHYQEHLQSIQEWLSKAR, encoded by the coding sequence ATGGCGACAACAATGAACAAAGCCAGGTTGCTCGACGAAATCAACAGCAATTACGCGACTCTGGAAACAGCCCTGGCATCACTAAAGCAGGAGCAAATGACAACGCCCGTCGTAACCGGTGACTGGTCGATTAAAGATATTCTCGCGCACCTTGCTGCCTGGCATCGTTACCTGCTTATTCACCTGCAAGCCGCCATGCGCAACGAAGAACCTGCGGATAAAGGGTTTACTGGCGGTGGGGACACGGATACCATGAATGCGCGTTTCTACGAACAAAATAAAATACGTTCATTGGATGATGTGCAGGCCGATTTTCGTGCCACGTACCGGCAGGTTGTAGAAGCGGTTCAGGCATTAAGCGACGAAGACCTGTTTGACCCGCAGCGATTCGCCTGGATGAAAGGCAATGCGCTGTGGGAACTGGTTGCCGGCAATACCTATGAGCATTACCAGGAACACCTGCAATCAATACAGGAGTGGTTGAGCAAGGCCAGGTAA
- a CDS encoding crosslink repair DNA glycosylase YcaQ family protein codes for MVKLLSRSGELTSTIHISREQARRFLATYHFRPTDIAGVIDRLRTVQYDPLNPVGRNPDLVFQARVPGYQVDDWQKAAYSDRLVYDAWDKMACLVPVSDWPKRALIRERYRPYHDDEILEKDTEVAASILAAIDAQGPLSSLEFEDRVRIAPAGSWSGLTRTKRAIRAMWVSGLLVTHHRQAGRHYYDRPERVIPPEHFRAAPLLDVEAYHRWIVEQRHYSAGLLHEVADPSIRGSYGSSADGNRARLQLVESGVLTPVLVGEKKWPYYMPTRLLELLDAPLPEPRVIFLGPLDSLLWDRKAVRQIFDFDYVWEVYKPENVRKWGYYVLPVFYGDRFIARVDSRLEKGIWTISRWWWEPDVQLDAYLLDALRVAIERFLRYLRADGVSMGEDVDRVVKEAILSGPMA; via the coding sequence ATGGTGAAATTACTTTCTCGCTCAGGAGAGTTAACGAGTACAATACATATCTCTCGCGAACAGGCGCGCCGTTTTCTGGCTACATATCATTTCCGGCCCACGGATATCGCGGGGGTAATTGACCGGTTACGCACAGTGCAGTACGACCCGCTCAATCCCGTTGGGCGCAATCCCGATCTGGTTTTTCAGGCGCGTGTTCCTGGCTACCAGGTCGATGATTGGCAGAAGGCGGCATATAGTGATCGCCTTGTCTATGATGCCTGGGACAAGATGGCCTGTCTCGTACCGGTGAGCGATTGGCCAAAGCGGGCTTTGATACGCGAGAGGTATCGCCCATATCACGATGATGAAATCCTGGAGAAGGATACCGAGGTCGCGGCCTCCATCCTGGCCGCGATTGACGCTCAGGGGCCGCTTTCTTCATTGGAATTCGAGGACCGCGTGCGTATCGCGCCTGCCGGCTCGTGGTCGGGGCTGACCAGGACGAAACGTGCCATTCGCGCGATGTGGGTGTCCGGTCTGCTGGTCACGCATCACCGTCAGGCCGGGCGCCATTACTATGACCGGCCAGAGCGCGTTATCCCGCCGGAGCATTTTCGCGCCGCGCCGTTATTGGATGTTGAAGCCTACCATCGCTGGATTGTGGAGCAGCGCCATTACTCGGCAGGCCTGTTGCACGAGGTAGCCGACCCATCTATCAGGGGTTCATATGGCAGCAGCGCGGATGGTAACCGGGCGCGGCTGCAACTGGTAGAATCCGGCGTGCTTACACCTGTACTGGTGGGAGAAAAGAAGTGGCCCTATTACATGCCAACCCGTTTGCTGGAGTTGCTGGATGCTCCTCTGCCGGAGCCTCGCGTCATCTTTTTGGGGCCGCTCGATAGCCTGCTGTGGGACCGCAAGGCCGTTCGCCAGATCTTTGATTTCGATTATGTCTGGGAAGTGTACAAGCCTGAGAACGTGCGCAAATGGGGCTATTATGTGCTGCCCGTCTTCTACGGTGACCGCTTTATCGCGCGTGTCGATTCGCGCCTGGAAAAGGGCATCTGGACAATTTCGCGCTGGTGGTGGGAACCGGATGTGCAATTAGATGCCTACCTGCTGGATGCGCTGCGCGTTGCTATCGAGCGTTTCTTGCGCTATCTGCGTGCTGATGGAGTAAGTATGGGAGAAGATGTTGATAGGGTGGTTAAGGAGGCTATTTTGAGTGGCCCTATGGCTTGA